One window of Candidatus Eremiobacterota bacterium genomic DNA carries:
- a CDS encoding acyl carrier protein: MSTVIERVKKIVIEQLGVDEDQVTPSASFTDDLGADSLDTVELVMALEQEFNLEIPDEDAEKITNIEEAVKYIQEKMES, encoded by the coding sequence ATGTCAACCGTTATTGAAAGAGTTAAGAAAATCGTTATAGAGCAACTCGGAGTTGATGAAGATCAGGTGACGCCAAGCGCATCATTTACCGATGATCTCGGTGCGGACTCCCTTGATACCGTTGAGCTTGTCATGGCCCTTGAGCAGGAATTCAACCTGGAGATCCCTGATGAAGATGCGGAAAAAATCACCAACATTGAAGAGGCCGTGAAATATATTCAGGAGAAGATGGAGTCATAG
- a CDS encoding nicotinamide-nucleotide amidohydrolase family protein, which produces MQNHLVLTIKRLCHLTHCTVSVAESCTGGIIAGSLTSLPGSSAYFIGGVVTYSNRAKTSLIGVPEDSLNRYGAVSREVALEMARGVRELFGTTFGLSVTGIAGPSGATAEKPVGLVFIGVSDPRHTQAFRFMLKGSRRQIRAITSMKALRLLVKVLDGYRGGQ; this is translated from the coding sequence GTGCAAAACCACCTTGTTCTTACGATAAAAAGGCTCTGTCATCTTACACACTGCACAGTTTCTGTCGCGGAATCCTGTACAGGAGGGATCATCGCCGGCTCCCTTACCTCTCTTCCCGGAAGCTCGGCTTATTTCATAGGCGGCGTGGTGACTTACAGCAACAGAGCGAAAACATCTCTCATCGGGGTGCCGGAAGACTCTCTCAACCGCTATGGTGCAGTGAGCCGGGAGGTGGCCCTGGAGATGGCCAGGGGAGTTCGTGAGCTTTTCGGCACCACTTTCGGCCTCTCGGTCACCGGAATAGCCGGTCCCTCGGGTGCAACGGCAGAAAAGCCGGTGGGGCTGGTTTTTATAGGGGTGTCGGATCCGCGGCATACGCAGGCTTTCAGGTTTATGCTCAAGGGAAGCCGCCGGCAGATAAGGGCGATCACGTCAATGAAGGCACTCCGGCTGCTTGTAAAGGTTCTTGACGGATATAGAGGAGGTCAGTGA
- a CDS encoding NADH-quinone oxidoreductase subunit C produces the protein MREDKGMITTLESEPDGKKRVHWECTSSQFTAVASRLKEAQARLITVYATPQGEREVGLKYYFDLEGFVLIVTTRTEKSSISSLYTLFLNADFIEREINNLFRIKFLGHPNLPRYGSTEE, from the coding sequence ATGCGGGAAGATAAAGGCATGATAACCACCCTTGAGAGTGAGCCCGACGGGAAGAAGAGGGTCCACTGGGAATGCACCTCATCGCAGTTTACCGCCGTGGCATCGCGCCTCAAGGAGGCCCAGGCCCGCCTTATCACGGTCTATGCCACGCCCCAGGGTGAGAGGGAGGTGGGGCTGAAGTACTATTTTGACCTTGAGGGCTTTGTGCTGATCGTGACGACCAGGACGGAGAAATCAAGCATCAGCTCCCTTTACACCCTTTTTCTGAACGCGGATTTCATCGAGAGGGAAATCAACAACCTCTTCAGGATAAAGTTCCTGGGGCACCCCAACCTCCCTCGCTACGGGAGCACCGAAGAATAG
- a CDS encoding PHP domain-containing protein, translating into MVPVAIDLHTHTTASDGTLTPRELVTLAMSKGFRVLSITDHDTVAGFMEARGCGGKTLEIVPGIELNAERGSEEIHVLGYYIDVENPVLLKRLGKLREERITRVHEIVKRLAALGMKVTFDEIIKYARGESVGRPHVARLLIDKGYIPDMQYAFDHFLKHGGKAYVPRPHFPPEEAVEIIAASGGIPVLAHPGYNADERIIDSLVERGLKGIEVFYPDHLPLQREHFSKLAGKKGLLITGGSDFHGFGNSHFSSLGVEGLSMKHFELLKAARGK; encoded by the coding sequence ATGGTGCCAGTGGCAATTGATCTTCATACGCACACCACGGCCTCCGACGGCACGCTCACTCCCCGTGAGCTCGTAACCCTTGCCATGAGCAAGGGTTTCCGAGTGCTTTCCATCACAGACCATGATACTGTTGCAGGATTCATGGAAGCCCGGGGATGCGGGGGAAAAACTCTTGAGATAGTTCCGGGAATAGAGCTGAATGCTGAAAGGGGAAGCGAGGAAATCCACGTGCTGGGCTATTATATCGACGTGGAAAATCCCGTGCTCCTCAAGAGGCTCGGCAAGCTCCGTGAGGAGAGGATCACAAGGGTCCACGAGATCGTGAAGCGCCTTGCCGCTCTGGGGATGAAGGTCACCTTCGATGAGATCATCAAATACGCCCGGGGCGAGTCGGTAGGGAGACCCCACGTGGCAAGGCTTCTCATTGACAAGGGGTACATCCCCGATATGCAGTACGCCTTTGACCACTTTCTCAAGCATGGGGGCAAGGCCTATGTCCCGCGTCCCCATTTTCCCCCTGAAGAGGCCGTGGAGATCATTGCGGCATCGGGGGGCATTCCTGTGCTTGCCCATCCCGGCTATAATGCCGACGAGAGGATTATAGACTCTCTTGTGGAAAGAGGGCTCAAGGGGATAGAAGTCTTCTATCCCGACCATCTTCCCCTTCAGAGAGAGCACTTCAGCAAACTTGCCGGGAAGAAGGGCCTTCTGATTACGGGCGGCTCCGATTTTCATGGCTTCGGGAACAGTCACTTCTCGAGCCTCGGCGTCGAAGGCCTGTCCATGAAACATTTCGAGCTGCTGAAGGCTGCCAGGGGGAAATGA
- a CDS encoding recombinase family protein encodes MVKETHYDKIRLPFSRDRQEERVRAYCVMAGLEIVAVIREEGVSAGKMLSKRPGGIELLNLIKRKQASHGAALKLDRLFRDAEDALDESNVIPRAVVKWIIAGKLKALKFSGVWRAEKEEFQAFLEKSRFNPDSKPESNKRAKKQAIARKSKQGSWFQEYTQCIKRI; translated from the coding sequence GTGGTCAAGGAGACCCACTATGATAAAATAAGGCTGCCCTTTTCCCGGGACCGCCAGGAGGAGCGTGTCAGGGCATACTGCGTTATGGCAGGGCTGGAGATAGTCGCCGTCATCCGGGAGGAGGGCGTGTCTGCAGGCAAGATGCTTTCCAAGCGTCCCGGCGGGATTGAGCTTCTGAACCTCATCAAGAGAAAACAAGCCTCCCACGGGGCAGCCCTGAAACTTGACCGACTTTTCCGTGATGCAGAAGATGCTCTTGATGAGTCGAATGTCATACCACGGGCTGTTGTGAAGTGGATTATTGCCGGGAAGTTGAAGGCATTAAAGTTCAGTGGTGTCTGGAGAGCAGAGAAAGAGGAGTTTCAGGCATTCCTGGAAAAATCAAGGTTCAATCCTGACAGCAAGCCTGAGTCAAATAAGAGAGCAAAGAAGCAGGCTATCGCGCGTAAAAGCAAGCAGGGATCTTGGTTTCAGGAATACACTCAATGCATCAAGAGAATATAA
- a CDS encoding stage V sporulation protein S, producing MEVLKVSAKSNPNSVAGALAGVLREKGSAEMQAIGAGALNQAVKAVAIARGFVAPSGMDLICIPAFTEIQINGEERTAIRLIVEPR from the coding sequence ATGGAGGTATTGAAAGTATCTGCGAAATCCAATCCAAATTCCGTTGCCGGCGCCCTTGCAGGGGTTCTGAGGGAGAAGGGGAGCGCCGAGATGCAGGCGATAGGCGCCGGCGCTCTGAATCAGGCGGTAAAAGCAGTCGCAATAGCGAGGGGATTTGTGGCGCCAAGCGGCATGGATCTTATCTGCATCCCTGCTTTTACGGAGATCCAGATAAACGGTGAGGAAAGGACGGCCATACGTCTCATTGTTGAGCCCCGGTGA
- a CDS encoding beta-ketoacyl-ACP synthase III produces MTTVRSVGILGLGAYAPPKVLSNADLEKVVDTSDEWITTRTGIKERRIAESGTATSDLAVQAAEIAIKNSGVKPSEIQLVIAATASPDMLFPPTASIVQNRLHISNAGAFDLEAGCTGFLYAVSVASQFVACGNYERVLVVGAEVLSKFLDWEDRSTCILFGDGAGAAVVGPVPEGTGILSFHLGSDGSTGELLCMPAGGSQMPPSRKTVEEKLHYVKMKGNEVFRHAIVKMEESARIVLEKSGLTIDDISHYIPHQANIRIIEGVTKRLNVPEHKLYTNLSSYGNTSCASIPLALYEALQKGKIRRGDIVLLTSVGAGLTWGGMVIKWNY; encoded by the coding sequence ATGACAACGGTAAGATCTGTAGGAATATTAGGACTCGGTGCCTATGCTCCCCCCAAGGTTCTCAGCAATGCCGATCTTGAAAAGGTTGTCGATACCTCTGATGAATGGATTACTACAAGAACGGGCATCAAGGAGAGGCGGATTGCCGAGAGCGGTACCGCAACCTCTGATCTTGCCGTGCAGGCCGCCGAAATTGCCATAAAAAACTCCGGCGTCAAGCCTTCCGAGATACAGCTTGTCATAGCGGCAACGGCATCTCCCGACATGCTCTTTCCCCCCACGGCGTCAATCGTCCAGAACCGCCTCCATATCTCCAATGCAGGAGCCTTTGACCTGGAGGCCGGCTGCACCGGGTTCCTCTATGCCGTTTCCGTTGCCTCCCAATTTGTTGCCTGCGGCAATTACGAAAGGGTGCTGGTCGTGGGCGCCGAGGTGCTCTCCAAGTTTCTTGACTGGGAGGACCGCTCTACCTGCATTCTTTTCGGAGATGGCGCAGGGGCCGCTGTGGTAGGTCCAGTTCCCGAGGGCACCGGCATCCTCTCGTTTCACCTGGGCTCTGACGGCTCTACAGGCGAACTTCTCTGCATGCCTGCAGGGGGCTCGCAGATGCCTCCCTCGCGGAAGACCGTGGAAGAAAAGCTCCACTATGTAAAAATGAAGGGGAACGAGGTGTTCCGCCACGCCATTGTAAAAATGGAGGAATCAGCCAGGATCGTGCTGGAAAAGAGCGGCCTCACCATCGATGACATTTCGCACTATATTCCCCATCAGGCCAACATCAGGATTATTGAAGGCGTCACCAAGCGCCTTAACGTTCCGGAACACAAGCTTTACACCAATCTCTCGTCTTACGGGAACACTTCCTGTGCTTCTATTCCCCTCGCGCTTTACGAGGCACTCCAGAAAGGAAAGATCAGGCGTGGTGACATTGTCCTTCTGACCTCTGTAGGCGCAGGGCTCACTTGGGGTGGGATGGTCATAAAATGGAATTATTGA
- the recA gene encoding recombinase RecA, whose translation MDKVKTLEMVVGQLEKQYGKGAIMRLGDMSSRDETSAISTGSLALDIATGIGGVPRGRIVEIYGPESSGKTTLALQVVSEAQAKGGIAAYVDVEHALDPEYARNLGVDVDNLYVSQPDTGEQALEIVDSLVRSNAIDVVVVDSVAALVPKAEIEGDMGEPHVGLQARLMSQALRKLTGSISKTGTCAIFINQIREKIGVMFGNPETTPGGRALKFYSSLRLEVRKLETIKIGNDAVGNRVKAKVVKNKLAPPFRQVEFDIIYGKGISKAGSVIDIALEKGIITRGGSWYTYGDTKLGQGQENVKKHLEENPALLGEITVKAKKASGLTAS comes from the coding sequence ATGGATAAAGTTAAAACGCTCGAAATGGTAGTGGGACAGCTTGAGAAACAGTATGGGAAAGGCGCCATCATGCGCCTCGGTGACATGAGCTCAAGGGATGAGACTTCAGCCATCTCCACAGGCTCTCTTGCCCTTGATATCGCCACGGGCATCGGCGGCGTGCCCAGGGGAAGGATAGTAGAGATCTACGGCCCCGAATCATCGGGAAAGACCACGCTTGCCCTCCAGGTGGTTTCTGAGGCGCAGGCCAAGGGAGGTATCGCGGCGTATGTGGACGTGGAGCACGCCCTTGATCCGGAGTATGCTAGGAACCTTGGCGTTGACGTGGACAATCTCTACGTGTCGCAGCCAGATACGGGCGAGCAGGCCCTTGAGATAGTCGATTCCCTTGTGAGGAGCAATGCCATTGACGTTGTTGTCGTAGACTCGGTGGCGGCTCTCGTTCCCAAGGCGGAAATAGAGGGCGATATGGGTGAGCCCCATGTGGGCCTTCAGGCCCGCCTCATGTCCCAGGCCCTCAGAAAGCTCACCGGGAGCATCAGCAAGACGGGGACCTGCGCCATCTTTATCAATCAGATAAGGGAAAAAATAGGGGTCATGTTTGGCAATCCCGAAACGACGCCTGGCGGGAGGGCTCTGAAATTTTACAGCTCCCTCAGGCTGGAGGTGAGAAAACTGGAAACCATCAAGATCGGGAATGATGCCGTCGGGAACAGGGTCAAGGCCAAAGTAGTCAAGAACAAGCTTGCTCCTCCTTTCAGGCAGGTAGAGTTTGATATAATTTATGGAAAGGGCATATCAAAAGCGGGGAGCGTTATCGACATAGCCCTGGAGAAGGGCATTATCACGAGAGGGGGGTCATGGTACACTTACGGTGATACCAAACTGGGGCAGGGGCAGGAGAATGTCAAGAAGCATCTCGAGGAAAACCCCGCCCTTCTCGGCGAAATCACCGTGAAGGCGAAGAAAGCATCAGGCCTGACTGCGTCGTGA
- a CDS encoding HNH endonuclease signature motif containing protein — protein MMQFGVSPALALTWDFALSLFRDREHYEGPVAGFIEALLANWMASGKCAHGPAPSDKEGSLPVFYRGREAWKGSAGTIAIKGDAQGESFSEGTGNDALEAESSPWDEPWNIFFPSWLEETCRGGEPGSGSVRAVAGRLIRAAVMRQRLEAAIGMLLRAMHARQLFTRFGFESIEEYGEVRCGLSKAQARQFIMVANGFRRHSLTEKAFKSGTITREQAKLILPLVNSKNEEAWIAYAASVPTADLREEAVRIARIIEYDSFAAVSYTLLPGFRYLSDERYHELPFEVRDSIRTGSWYGGPSAVSAWPLSEDDEASLESRDRRFDEPWNHFSDVDEMLTAEAAMKVEKNSVLCASLEEARQICTLPEGENPEETFLVDILQGEGASGRPSLTMAIRFYLPEELYQLWNTAARAFLCLTMQAEAVGAEGKEPVTLHPSYALIPPEEQFLAALMADYLSTEGEFQKAAHHHRILKRDRFRCQSPGCRCRRNLHIHHIIRRSQGGTDDPWNLITLCEACHLHLLHGLRTLTIMGRAPFGITVIFGSLSEGEIPFLVYQRGCRLVRNVVDRIL, from the coding sequence ATGATGCAGTTTGGCGTGTCACCGGCTCTTGCCCTCACCTGGGACTTCGCCCTCTCCCTCTTCCGCGACAGGGAGCACTATGAAGGACCTGTTGCAGGCTTCATCGAGGCCCTCCTTGCCAACTGGATGGCCTCGGGAAAGTGCGCTCATGGTCCTGCACCCTCTGATAAGGAGGGAAGCCTCCCGGTTTTTTACAGGGGCAGGGAGGCATGGAAAGGCTCAGCCGGCACAATTGCCATCAAAGGCGATGCGCAGGGAGAGTCCTTTTCGGAAGGCACAGGGAATGATGCTTTGGAGGCAGAGAGCTCGCCGTGGGATGAGCCATGGAACATCTTTTTCCCTTCGTGGCTGGAGGAGACCTGTCGGGGCGGAGAGCCCGGCAGCGGTTCCGTCAGGGCCGTCGCAGGGAGGCTCATCAGGGCCGCCGTGATGCGCCAGAGGCTCGAAGCCGCAATCGGGATGCTGCTGCGGGCGATGCACGCAAGGCAGCTCTTTACCCGTTTCGGCTTTGAATCAATCGAGGAGTATGGAGAGGTGCGGTGCGGCCTCTCAAAAGCTCAGGCCCGCCAATTCATCATGGTCGCCAACGGCTTCCGCCGCCACTCCCTCACCGAGAAGGCCTTCAAAAGCGGCACCATCACGAGGGAGCAGGCAAAGCTCATTCTTCCCCTGGTGAATTCTAAAAACGAAGAAGCCTGGATAGCCTATGCCGCATCTGTCCCCACGGCAGACCTCAGGGAAGAGGCGGTGCGCATCGCCCGGATCATCGAGTACGACAGCTTCGCCGCGGTGAGCTATACCCTCCTCCCCGGCTTCCGCTATCTCAGTGATGAGCGGTATCATGAGCTTCCCTTCGAGGTGCGGGACAGCATCAGGACCGGGTCCTGGTACGGCGGCCCCTCGGCGGTCTCAGCGTGGCCTCTTTCCGAGGATGACGAAGCTTCCCTGGAGAGCCGCGACAGGCGCTTCGACGAGCCCTGGAACCATTTCAGCGATGTTGACGAAATGCTCACCGCTGAGGCCGCCATGAAAGTTGAAAAAAATTCCGTGCTGTGTGCGAGCCTGGAGGAGGCCCGGCAGATCTGCACCCTTCCCGAGGGTGAAAATCCCGAAGAGACCTTCCTTGTGGACATCCTCCAGGGAGAAGGCGCCTCCGGGAGGCCATCACTCACCATGGCAATCAGGTTTTATCTCCCTGAAGAGCTTTATCAACTCTGGAACACTGCCGCCAGGGCTTTTCTATGCCTCACCATGCAGGCAGAGGCCGTCGGAGCAGAGGGTAAAGAGCCGGTTACCTTGCATCCCTCCTATGCCCTGATTCCCCCGGAAGAACAATTCCTTGCCGCCCTCATGGCGGACTACCTCTCCACCGAGGGCGAATTCCAGAAGGCTGCCCATCACCACAGGATCCTGAAGCGCGACCGATTCCGCTGCCAGTCCCCCGGCTGCCGCTGCCGGCGCAATCTGCACATCCACCATATCATCAGGCGCTCCCAGGGCGGGACTGATGACCCCTGGAACCTTATCACCCTCTGCGAAGCCTGCCACCTCCACCTGCTCCATGGCCTCAGGACTCTCACCATCATGGGGAGAGCCCCCTTCGGGATCACAGTCATCTTCGGCTCCCTCTCAGAAGGCGAAATCCCCTTCCTTGTCTATCAGAGGGGATGCAGGCTCGTGAGAAATGTCGTGGATCGCATACTTTAG
- the fabD gene encoding ACP S-malonyltransferase, whose protein sequence is MKNVAFVFPGQGAQKVGMGCDLAQTFKKASEAFKRADAILEYPLSRLCWEGPEDELRKTSNTQPAILTTSIACNQALVQAGITPVAIAGHSVGEYAGLVAAGVLSFDDALRLVRRRGELMQEAGDEAPGTMAAIIGMDYDAIKEACTEAHPTGIVEIANFNTPEQIVISGEVRAVQRAMEIIKEKGARKVAPLNVSGAFHTRLMKTAAEKLAVELEHVHFSRPSVPVVVNTTASALRDALQIKEALKHQILGNVLWVDSVKKMISLGVDTFVEVGPGKALCGMIRKIDKYVHIYNVEDSESLKKTVEAIRSEVYA, encoded by the coding sequence ATGAAGAATGTCGCATTTGTCTTCCCGGGCCAGGGAGCTCAGAAGGTCGGTATGGGCTGCGATCTTGCCCAGACTTTTAAGAAAGCCTCTGAGGCTTTCAAAAGGGCAGATGCCATACTGGAATATCCTTTGAGCAGGCTCTGCTGGGAAGGACCGGAAGATGAACTCAGAAAAACAAGCAACACCCAGCCTGCAATCCTTACCACGTCAATCGCATGCAACCAGGCGCTGGTGCAGGCAGGAATCACCCCCGTTGCAATAGCCGGGCACAGTGTCGGCGAATACGCAGGCCTTGTGGCAGCCGGTGTCCTCTCCTTTGACGACGCCCTCCGCCTTGTCCGCAGGAGAGGAGAGCTGATGCAGGAAGCGGGTGATGAAGCGCCAGGAACAATGGCTGCAATTATCGGAATGGATTATGATGCGATCAAGGAGGCCTGCACGGAGGCCCACCCCACAGGCATAGTGGAGATCGCGAACTTCAACACGCCTGAACAGATTGTAATATCGGGCGAGGTGCGGGCAGTGCAGCGGGCAATGGAGATTATCAAGGAAAAAGGCGCCAGAAAGGTGGCTCCTCTCAATGTGAGCGGTGCCTTTCACACAAGGCTCATGAAGACCGCAGCCGAAAAGCTTGCCGTTGAGCTTGAACACGTGCATTTCAGCAGGCCGAGCGTTCCTGTCGTGGTGAATACGACGGCTTCGGCGCTGAGAGACGCCCTGCAGATAAAAGAGGCTCTCAAGCACCAGATCCTCGGCAACGTGCTCTGGGTGGACTCGGTAAAGAAGATGATCTCGCTTGGAGTGGATACCTTCGTGGAGGTAGGCCCAGGCAAAGCTCTCTGCGGGATGATCAGAAAAATTGATAAATATGTTCATATCTATAATGTTGAAGATAGTGAGAGTCTCAAAAAGACCGTAGAAGCAATCAGAAGCGAGGTATACGCATAG
- a CDS encoding DUF177 domain-containing protein, with translation MDIEVKEILKLIGSKKKVTGKEPLALNGEGIKETVDVAYDLEVNNAGSRLIVKGTLDTVVRLQCSRCLESFPEKFHVMIQEEFLPEDSPELKRKSDLNLSDLNVFVYKGEKLDAGEIMRQNILAAFPMCPVCSSECKGLCPVCGENLNSRACGCPTERRDPRLESLERLLGKPPLGEGKDGRG, from the coding sequence ATGGACATCGAAGTCAAGGAAATTCTGAAACTGATTGGCTCAAAGAAGAAGGTCACGGGAAAAGAGCCTCTCGCTCTCAATGGGGAGGGCATTAAGGAGACCGTCGATGTCGCTTATGATCTCGAGGTAAACAATGCGGGATCGAGGCTTATTGTGAAGGGCACTCTCGATACGGTCGTCAGGCTTCAGTGCAGCCGGTGCCTCGAGAGCTTTCCGGAGAAGTTCCATGTCATGATACAGGAGGAATTTCTTCCCGAGGACAGCCCTGAGCTGAAGCGCAAGAGTGATCTCAACCTCTCCGATCTCAATGTCTTTGTCTACAAGGGCGAGAAGCTTGATGCAGGGGAGATAATGAGGCAGAACATTCTGGCGGCTTTCCCCATGTGCCCTGTCTGCAGCAGTGAATGCAAGGGCCTCTGCCCCGTGTGTGGGGAAAATCTCAACAGCAGAGCCTGTGGATGCCCCACCGAAAGGAGGGACCCAAGGCTTGAGTCCCTTGAAAGGCTTCTGGGGAAGCCACCTCTTGGAGAAGGAAAAGATGGGAGAGGGTGA
- the rpmF gene encoding 50S ribosomal protein L32 — MANPKYKTSHSKTRRRRANIRLVIPNISECPQCHDPKLAHHICKSCGYYKGREVFKLEDIKKA; from the coding sequence ATGGCTAATCCAAAGTACAAGACATCTCATTCAAAGACCAGGAGGAGGCGCGCCAATATCAGGCTTGTTATTCCCAATATATCGGAGTGCCCCCAGTGCCACGATCCCAAACTGGCCCACCATATCTGCAAATCATGCGGATATTACAAGGGCCGGGAAGTCTTCAAGCTTGAAGATATAAAGAAGGCGTAA
- the thpR gene encoding RNA 2',3'-cyclic phosphodiesterase, producing MQSLRLFYAIPLAPRLKATLSRHLEQCRAFSAEVKWVEVENLHLTLRFLGSVEQSRLPEFLNAGRAIAGEHASFKLFWEGFGAFPTLRSPRVLWVGISRGKEGLAALNRELERGVTALGLPEEKRAFSPHLTIGRVKGGGGIAGLSRHIEKIRESRIGEMAVPSFFLIKSTLTPKGPLYEHLEEFMLGAGEKREEEESHG from the coding sequence ATGCAGAGCCTGAGACTGTTCTATGCAATTCCCCTGGCGCCCCGCCTGAAAGCTACTCTGTCCCGGCACCTGGAACAGTGCAGGGCCTTCAGCGCAGAAGTGAAGTGGGTCGAGGTGGAGAATCTTCACCTCACGCTGAGGTTTCTCGGCAGCGTGGAGCAAAGCCGCCTTCCTGAGTTTTTGAACGCGGGGAGGGCCATTGCCGGTGAGCATGCCTCCTTCAAGCTGTTCTGGGAAGGATTCGGTGCCTTTCCGACGCTTCGGAGCCCCCGGGTGCTGTGGGTGGGAATCTCACGGGGAAAAGAGGGCCTCGCAGCCCTCAACAGGGAGCTTGAAAGGGGTGTCACTGCTCTAGGTCTCCCGGAGGAGAAGAGAGCCTTCAGCCCCCATCTTACCATCGGAAGGGTGAAAGGCGGGGGGGGGATAGCCGGGCTTTCGCGGCATATTGAAAAAATCAGAGAGAGCAGGATCGGGGAGATGGCAGTGCCCTCCTTTTTCCTGATAAAAAGCACCCTCACTCCCAAGGGTCCGCTCTATGAGCACCTTGAGGAATTCATGCTCGGAGCAGGGGAGAAAAGAGAAGAAGAGGAGAGCCATGGATAA
- the rny gene encoding ribonuclease Y, whose translation MNIILAIILIVVMFGVGVIIGFLAMRNVGEKSFSKAQKESQRIVEESRREAEALKKEKLVEAKDEIFRERAKMEKERDERRNEQQRLERRLLQKDENLDKKLEALEKREKGLTSKEQELARKKEQLVQLESKQRQELEKVAKMSTDEAKDLLLKKVEDEIQFEIASRIKTMEEHIREMADLKARRIISTAIQKWAADQVVESTVSVVSLPSDEMKGRIIGREGRNIRMLESLTGVDLIIDDTPEAVILSSFDPIRREIARMALEKLILDARIHPARIEEMVEKARKEMDQRVWQEGEQATFEAGVTGLHPELIRMLGKLRFRTSYGQNVLSHSLEVAFLAGAVAAELGTDVQLAKRAGLLHDIGKAVNTEVEGPHALIGGKFAEKYNESQDVVHAINAHHEDEEQRSVEASLIQACDAISAARPGARRETLEAYIKRLEKLEKLANAFEGVDKSYAIQAGREIRIMVKPEMVDDVKSTKLARDIVKQIEQELDYPGQIKVTVIRETRVVDFAK comes from the coding sequence ATCAATATAATATTAGCGATAATACTCATCGTCGTAATGTTTGGAGTCGGTGTCATAATAGGCTTTCTTGCCATGAGGAATGTGGGAGAGAAGTCCTTTTCCAAGGCTCAGAAGGAATCCCAGAGGATTGTTGAAGAGAGCCGGAGAGAAGCCGAGGCCCTGAAAAAGGAGAAGCTCGTCGAGGCAAAGGACGAGATTTTCAGGGAACGGGCGAAGATGGAGAAGGAGCGCGATGAGCGCCGCAATGAACAGCAGCGCCTGGAACGCAGACTCCTGCAGAAAGATGAAAATCTGGACAAGAAGCTGGAAGCGCTGGAAAAGCGGGAAAAAGGTTTAACCTCCAAGGAACAGGAACTGGCCCGGAAAAAGGAACAGCTTGTCCAACTGGAATCAAAGCAGCGTCAGGAGCTTGAAAAGGTCGCAAAGATGTCCACCGATGAGGCGAAGGATCTCCTTCTGAAGAAGGTGGAAGATGAAATCCAGTTTGAGATAGCCTCCAGGATAAAAACCATGGAGGAGCACATCAGGGAAATGGCCGATCTGAAGGCGCGAAGGATAATCTCCACGGCAATTCAGAAATGGGCGGCCGACCAGGTGGTGGAATCGACGGTTTCGGTGGTCTCCCTTCCCAGTGACGAGATGAAAGGACGAATCATCGGCAGGGAAGGAAGAAACATCAGGATGCTTGAGTCACTCACCGGCGTCGATCTGATCATCGATGACACTCCTGAAGCGGTAATCCTCTCAAGCTTTGATCCCATAAGACGAGAAATAGCCAGAATGGCTCTTGAGAAACTGATCCTCGATGCACGGATCCACCCTGCGAGAATTGAGGAAATGGTCGAAAAGGCCCGCAAGGAGATGGATCAGAGGGTCTGGCAGGAAGGTGAGCAGGCCACTTTTGAGGCAGGCGTCACCGGTCTCCACCCGGAGTTGATCAGGATGCTTGGGAAGCTGAGATTCAGGACAAGTTACGGGCAGAACGTGCTCTCGCACTCCTTGGAAGTTGCTTTTCTCGCAGGCGCCGTGGCCGCTGAACTGGGTACCGATGTGCAGCTTGCCAAAAGGGCAGGCCTGCTCCACGATATAGGCAAAGCGGTCAATACGGAGGTTGAAGGTCCTCATGCGCTGATAGGAGGCAAGTTCGCCGAGAAATACAACGAGTCGCAGGATGTGGTTCACGCGATAAATGCTCATCATGAAGATGAGGAGCAGCGGTCAGTCGAGGCCTCGCTGATACAGGCATGTGACGCCATCTCGGCGGCGCGGCCCGGTGCGAGGCGCGAGACCCTCGAGGCGTACATCAAGCGGCTGGAAAAGCTCGAAAAACTTGCCAATGCATTTGAAGGTGTTGACAAATCCTACGCGATTCAGGCTGGAAGAGAAATCAGGATAATGGTGAAACCCGAAATGGTTGACGATGTGAAATCAACCAAGCTGGCCCGGGACATTGTGAAGCAGATAGAGCAGGAACTGGACTATCCAGGCCAGATCAAGGTGACCGTTATAAGGGAAACACGAGTAGTGGACTTTGCAAAATGA